Part of the Haliotis asinina isolate JCU_RB_2024 chromosome 8, JCU_Hal_asi_v2, whole genome shotgun sequence genome is shown below.
ACCCTTCCTGGTACAAGGTCGTTCAAATACCCTTCCTGGTACAAGGTCGTTCAAATACCCTTCCTGGTACAAGGTCGTTCAAATACCCTTCCTGGTACAAGGTCGTTCAAATAATCTGGAGTCAGACAATAATACATTTTATAAAACATTATGAGCTTAGAGCGTTGTCGTCTTTCTTTCAGTGTACTATAACTGGTTTCCCTGTATAGTTTATCATGACTTGTGCCACGAAGCGAGCGGCACATGGACCGTAAAGCGTCTAAATGCAAGTTCTCCAGTAAGTTTGCCCGTACAATCGTACAGTTATCCCAGACATGACTGCAGTAGTCAAAAAGTGGTAAGATAAAGGAATTATATAAGGTGTTTAGAGTTTTCCGAGATAAACGGTATTTCAAACTTCTCAGACAATTGATCATTGGACTAATTATCTTTACCCTGTCGCCTATATGAACTTTCCAAGAACAATCGCCTTGAAGTGAAAATACCTAGATGTTTATGGttgtcaacttctttaataaGTTCGCCATTCATTAATAAGTGGGGCCTGACATAATTTTGCGTTTTTCGAGGGAATGTTATACTCAACAATCTTACTAGGATAATAACTACGTTGCCACTTTTTGGCTCAATCTCAATTGTTTGCCAAATCTCACTTTAAAGTTGCGACTGCTGTGACTTGGTGATCTGTTATCGTATATATCGATGTATCATCTGCAAAGAGGCGAATGTTGAGTCAACCGTCAACATTGTCATTAATAGAGATGATAAACAGAAGCGGACCTAAAACGGAACCTTGGGGAACAccagcttccactgttttgataTCTGAACTGTAACCATTTATTACCACTCTCTGCATTCTGCTATCTAGATAACTTTCGAACCATTCTAAGAGAGTACCCCTTATACCGTAAGCATGAAGTTTATGAATAATGCCCCGGTGCCAAATTCTGTCTGTTTATGTCACAAAATACGGCTCTAATTTCCTTTCCTTGCCTACTGCACCAGCGATAAAGTTATAAAGATTTACTGTAAAATCGCCAGGCATAAAACCAGATTGTAAGCTTGACAGAGTATTTTTATCTCTGAAGAAGTTGAAGACATATTTAAAAAcgcattttgaaaatgtatgaatAAAACACATGGTACATGGTATACGTCACGTGGTTGCACATTCAATTATTATCTCTTGGTTTAGTCTTGAATAGcccaaaatattgttttgtccaatctatgcatcaacaaattacattatatgaagtgataaAGGAATTACTCATGGTAAAATAGATACATTCAAATATAACAACGCTTcattttttcagataaataaaaAAGATCTTTTGCTTTTTAACGTTAGTAGTGTAGGGAATGGGGGTCCCAtatactaccactaccactaccagaAGTCAATTTCAACCGTCAAGGTCACTTTTCTAAACTACAATAAATATATTGCGAGCTAGATACCACGATGTTGTGAAACTGTGATCGAATCGTAAATGATCGATCCCTCTTTGTCATTAGTGAATTCAGGGACCGTGAAATCACAAAGGGCTGCCATATATgtaacacaaacatatacagcATCCTGTGTTATGGCAATTTCCGCTATCAACCAgcaagtatgtatcaacatATCAACACCCAATAGAGTTTCTATAGCATCTTTGCTTAATTGGACATGCCATGTTGACAGATATGAATACGCTGACGTAATCCGCCAATGCTAATTGCCTGTGATGTCAATTAATTTCTGACTGATCACTGAGAGAGCAAGAGTCATTAATCATCTCATTGGCACGTAAGTTACGTCACATATGTTTGTATTCGTTAACGTGTGTATGTATTGTGTTTATAAAGgttattgttttaaaaaaaaataaaaatgcctgGACTGACAATAATACTAAAAGGCTCTAACACATAATCTGAACTTTCAAAAAATAATACTAGGCAAAATACTGTTaaatttccaaattatcatAATAGGcaaagtgaaaacaaataattttaacATGATGTATATACAGTAAGTAGATGTATCCTGTCCAGACAAAATCTGACCCAGACAAACCCCCAAAAGACAAAATTTATGTACGTTGTAGACAAAATCCCAACAATGAGaaaaaaagatattttaattcGAAGTAGATACTTTCATTTTACTCATAAATAAGCATTACTGGCCATAAGCACTAAACAGATGATTCAGCGTTATTTCGTCACATGATGCATCACGCTTGTATATCGTCCTGTACCTTAAATCAACGCTAAAGTGATGGTGAATGTCAGTTTGGAATGTCAACCTTTCCCTCGTTTTGCTAGTAACACATAAAAATTTAACAAGTGCATATAGTTTTAGTTTAACGTTCTTTGGCTACTCACATGCCGCCATTGGATGACATAAAAACATAAACCTAATTATATTCCTACACATAATGTTCTCTCTGACTGGAGACGTGACAACCAAATAAAAAAGACAATGTGTGCTCTGTTTTCCCATGAACTAAAAATCCATGGTTGAAGCTGGCTATTTACTCCGATTACACAGCGGTGAATTGAAAGAATTTCAAAGTGTGAATAATTACGATCATCTCAGCTGAATTGCCAgccaaaaacaacatcaaagCTGATTTGTAATCCGCGAGTATTTCACATATATTGTCAAACAAATACCCCGGGGCCGACACCTGGGGTGAGGGGGCGGGTGGGGAAGGCAATGCTTCGTGTCAGTTGTGTTAATCACCAGTCAcacaaagggcaccactttgggtgATTCTAACTGACGCGACACGGTTGATTAATTCCTTCAGTGATTGGATGAGCACAGTCGATCCAGTTTGTTTTGATTGGACGCTGCCACGTGAGTCTCAAAGACCTGAATGACACGAGGGGTTTAAATAGAAGTGATGTAATCGGCAATGGCATCATTCATTTCCAATGCATTAAACATGATGGACGTATCTTTTCACCTTCTGCAGCCTCTCAGTATCGACACCAACATCACCTACGACCTGGATATGTCAAAGTTCCCAGGTTTGGATGACCCACAACAGATGTACCAACCAGCTCTGTTGATAGCCACTGACTGGAGTGATTACGTCTACCATGACGACCAGTGTGCCACGAATGACGATGACGTTTTTGAGGATGACTTATACTCTCTCATAGGTATGTATTTGTTATGTGAAACAGATGTAAACCCCAAACATTTCATCTATTACACAGTTTCATAAACCTGTGGCTGTATATGTACGAGAAAATCAcaatggaattatttgttttactTATGTTTACTTATCTTTGTTTCAGAATCCAGTGCAGTCATGTTCACAGACTTTACAGATTCAAACAAAAGTGACTTCGAAGCTCTCCTTGATGAAGTGATCACAGACACAACGACAGACTGTTGCAATCTTTTGGATTTGTCAGATTTCACGGATTTGGATTTAACATCTTCAACAGACAGTCAGCAATCGGAGTTATCGCCCCTATGTGGAAGGGGTCAAAAGCGACGTCACTCGATTGATAATGAACATTTAAAAACTAAGAAGAAATACAAAATGGCAGAGGTTGAGATGCATTCATCGCTCCTCCCATCACTTGTATCTGTGTGTCCTACTTCCAAAAACTGCATGTTTGGAAGAGATTCATAAACAGTCATACAGTTGCAGGAATGTGTGGATGTGCTATACTAGTAAAagagaaaatatacataaaatttaCATGGTGCAACATATATATGGTGCAAAGGAATATTTTAATCATTCCCATAAACACAGTGCCAAAtctgttatattttttacacaTGGGTTGcttgttttattgttatgtgaTTAAAATGGATACAttcaattttgttttctgttataCATTGAGTGAACACGTGACCACAATGCACACAAGTTGATTATCATCCCTTGATTCCCTGAATAGACATTACCCAGGAGATCTGTTTGGCATCACAGTGACACATCCTTCTGAATACGTGGCGCCAAGTGAGACCTGACAAAACTCCGGGGCTACGTATATTACCAGAAGGGTTAAAATCTTCTTTCAAACGCCCCATTACTGAATCTAATCAACATTACATGGTACACAATGGCCAAACGAAACATCCACAACTCTGTTTAAGAGACCAAATATAGACAACTTACGATATAATGATAcacttaaatatatccaaacagtacacaaatatcaaataacgaaattatgtttttttctgatttcgTATCGAGGTATCTTAGAGAAGGATTGCTTCATGAATATTGAATGTGCATTCGTTGTGGTATAGAGGGTCATTCAAGCAACTGTGAACAATGAAGTAGAAATGCAATGTGACGCGATTTCATTATCGGGTATAATTGTCACCTTCTCTTTGAAATTGACGGTTACATAAAATCGACGTCGGCGGTCAgttttctgtatacatgtaaacattctactCTGACATCAAAGATGACCCGCAGGTTACATTGCAATTTGCAGCAGCCTATTCTATTGTTTAGTCAACACTGACTGCAGTTGCTGCCAAGTCACCCAAACCACAGCAAACTTCATAAGCATTATACGTTATAGAAAGATTACAACAAGCAGTATATTGAATTCCTTTGTGTTAAATAATCATATCAATGTACC
Proteins encoded:
- the LOC137293500 gene encoding uncharacterized protein, whose amino-acid sequence is MMDVSFHLLQPLSIDTNITYDLDMSKFPGLDDPQQMYQPALLIATDWSDYVYHDDQCATNDDDVFEDDLYSLIESSAVMFTDFTDSNKSDFEALLDEVITDTTTDCCNLLDLSDFTDLDLTSSTDSQQSELSPLCGRGQKRRHSIDNEHLKTKKKYKMAEVEMHSSLLPSLVSVCPTSKNCMFGRDS